The Bifidobacterium sp. WK012_4_13 genome contains the following window.
ATTCGTCATGCTCCCCATCGCCCTGATGATCAAGCACGAGGACAAGGGCCCGATATTCTATTGTCAGGAGCGAATCGGCAAGAATGGCAAGCCCTTCAAGTTCTATAAGTTCCGATCCATGCAAAGTAATGCGGACCAGCTTGATAAGATGCTCGCCGAGGAATACGGCCAGGAATATGGGGCGTTGTTCAAGCTGAAGGACGATCCCCGAGTGACTGCCATCGGAAAAGTCCTGCGCAAGTATTCCCTGGACGAGATTCCACAGTTCTACAACGTGCTCAAGGGAGACATGTCGATAGTCGGCCCACGCCCCCAGCGTCAGTATGAAGTCGACAAATATAGCAAGCTGTATTCGACGCGGTTGCTGGTGAAACCCGGGATAACAGGGCCTTGGCAGATTTCAGGGCGCTCGAATCTATCTCAGGAGCAGGCGGAGCAATTGGACGTTTCCTATATCGAGAATTGGTCGATCACCAGCGATGTCGTTATCATGCTTAAGACCGGGGTCGTCATGTTCAGAGGTGTCGGAGCCTATTAGCCTTTGCCATATCAGGCATAGGCATAATATCGATTAACCGACGGTTGATGCTTGCCTGCCTTTGAGACCGTACAATTGACACGTCGAATTTTGTATTGA
Protein-coding sequences here:
- a CDS encoding sugar transferase — translated: MSKLIFSKFPVKILPFSNSIADDMQSMKSQILLVTDAVSRDSEHMRALSLLLESRSIELAFTVSVADVGGHRLHLRDTMQQNVLTASLPQYSFFAAMIKRTFDVMVSSFALLVLCPFVMLPIALMIKHEDKGPIFYCQERIGKNGKPFKFYKFRSMQSNADQLDKMLAEEYGQEYGALFKLKDDPRVTAIGKVLRKYSLDEIPQFYNVLKGDMSIVGPRPQRQYEVDKYSKLYSTRLLVKPGITGPWQISGRSNLSQEQAEQLDVSYIENWSITSDVVIMLKTGVVMFRGVGAY